ctggggtGGAAACCTGGAGCCCCAGGGCGTCCTGGCGATGCTGCCCGTGCAGGCATGCGTGGCCTGGCTGCGGGAGCCACGGCCAGGCTCGTGGGGCCCTGGGCTGGGACCCCAGTCCCCATGTGTcccctgctgctggtggggatgtgcctgggggtgctgggggctgcctgggcagcATCCAGCAGCCCCATGTCCCCGCAGAGCCTGGGTTCAGCCCCAGGCCCTGGAAACCCAGCACTGTGGTAGGGTCTGGCACAGGAGGTGCTGACACCCATCGCCCTCAGGGCCTGAAGCCCAGCAGCTTCTACAAGGTGAAGGTTCCGGAGCTGAAGGAGATCATTGAGGGCTGCATCCGCATGGACAAGAATGAGAGGTGGGGGCCAGCAGGGGCCTGGGCAGcagagcccccccagcccccagcccagcgcTGAGCTGTGCTCCCCACAGGTACACCATCCAGGACCTGCTGGAGCACTCCTTCTTCCAGGAGGACACGGGGGTGCATGTGGAGCTGGCCGAGGAGGATGATGGCGTCAAGTCTGGGCTCAAGCTCTGGCTGCGCATGGACGACACGAAGAAGCTGCATGGCAAGTACAAGGACAACAATGCCATCGAATTCCTCTTCGAGCTCTACAAGGATGTGGCGGAGGAGGTGGCCCAGGAGATGGTGGgtgcagggatggagggacCCTGGGTGCTCCCTGCGCCCTGAGGTGACGAGCCCCCTCCCGTGCAGGTGGTTCTGGGCTTTGTCTGCGAGGCCGACTACAAGCTGGTGGCCAAGGCAGTGCGGGACCGCGTGGTCGCCATCAAGCGCAAGCGGGAGAAGCTGAAGCGTGCCCAGGACGTGCCGTCAcctgcagagccagagcaggCGTCGGGCGTCCTgcggctgctggaggagctcaAGTCCCCGCTGCCACCCGGCACACCTGCCCCGGCCACCCCAGGCTCCGGGGACTCCCtcttcagcagcaccttccccCCAGAGCCTGAGGAGCCGGAGGCTGACCAGCACCAGCACTTCGCCTACCAGCACACCAGCTACTCCTCGGCCACCTGTGCGTAggcttggggcgggggggtgtgtgtggtgtgtagCAGGGCAACCCAGGGCAGGAGGTCGGTGCGGGGAGTCCCTCTCTACCTCCAGCCATGCCATGCATCCAGCCCCAAAGCCATTTCCCAGGGGtgcaagctgggagggggctcTGGCCATGCTCATGAGTGCTCCTCCGCAGCTGACTGTGAGACGGATGGCTACCTAAGCTCCTCTGGCTTCCTGGACTCTCCAGACCTGGCCCATCACAGCTTCTCAGCAGGGGACCCTGCCAGCCcaccgcccccccgccccacacGCTGCTTCCCCACGGTGAGTGGGGCCCccctgaggggctgggggtcagGGCGGCCGTGGCGCCGGCTCACAATGTCCTCTCCCCACAGAGCATCGCGGTGCAGCTTCCCACGGAGCGCCTCCCCACTGCCAGCGGCTTCTCCTCTCCGGTGGACAggtggggctgcggggggccGGGCAGGGGCTGGACGGGGAGCGCGGCGGCTGGGAATGGCTGCGCTGATGCTCCGCTGCTGGGGCTTCCCGCAGCTATGCCTCAGATGTGGCGTCTGGCATGAGTGACGGCTACGAGGGGCTCTCGGCCAGCGAGCAGAGCGCCAAGCTGCCAGCCAAGCGGGCCTCGGGAAAGCTGCTGCGGCGCCGAGCCCGGTCCAGGCTGCGCATCACCAACGTGAGTGCTGCAGGTGCCGGGTGGGCGGGTGGGTGCTCCCCAAGCtgagcctgccctgctgcccacagatCTCCGACAAGAACGACCGGGTGGTGGAGTGCCAGCTGCAGACCTACAATAACAAGATGGTGACCTTCAAGTTCGACCTGGATGGGGACAACCCGGAGGAAATTGCGGCTGTCATGGTGAGCACAGGGCAGGGGTGAGGGCAGGGGCTTGCCCAGCCGTGCTGGGTGCTGACTGGCCCCTCTGTCCCCAGGTCCACAATGAGTTCATCCTCAAGTCGGAGCGGGATGGCTTTGTCCACCGCATCCGGGACATCATCCACCGCGTGGAGACCCTGCTCCGCAAGGATGGGCGCAGCACCGCCGAGCTGCCTGAGAGCCCCGAGGCTGAGCATGGCGCGGACAGCCCTGTGAGTGCCCAGCCCGGccctgccagcactggggaAACTGCCAACGCGGAGCGTGGCTTGGGGGTGCTGCCCAGCCCCGGGGAGCccggtggggagggggcgggggtgcagggtgctgcagccccTTGCAGGAGCGACCTGGAGCTGCAGGCACAGGGCCACTTGCCCGCTCCCGTGATGGGTTGTGGTgtccccctgcctggcagagctgctggctcctgtccCCGCATGTGGTGGGGCCCAGCAGGGGCTTGGCTCAGCCTGTCCAGTGTCTCTGCCGGGTGCTGGGCTCAGCCATATCCCCTTCAGCAGGTggacctgcagctgcaggagctgtcgcGCTCCATCTCCTCCTCGTCCTCACTCAGCGGTACGTCTCTGCCCCTGTGTGGACCCTTCCCGTCCACCCCCAGCACCCGTGCAGGCCCTGTCTGAGCCCGGGGGGTCCCGTGAGGCATGTCCTGCCTGGGCTGAGCACCAGCTATCACCCCTGTGCTGCAGACCTGGCCTGCGCCAGTCCCAGCCTCTTGGTCCAGTCCCCCATCCTGCCATCGCTGAGCAGCTCCCAGTTGGAGAATGACCTTGCCAGCCCCGTGGGGccaccggcagccccagcccacgAGCTGCAGCCGACACTGCCGGGCTCCTCCACAGGTACCAGCCCTGGCAGGGCCAGGCATGTCTGTCCCTCTGGGGCTGCCggctgcagcctgtgcagccACCATGCCTTGGCCAGCCCCTCGGCAGCACGAGGCTCAGAGCTGCCTGggcagggggtggagggggcTCGTGGGGGTCAGGGGCCACTCCTGACACTCCCCTCTCCGCAGGCTCTGTGCAGACATCGCCCCTCGCCTCGACGGCTCCTTCCTGGCTGACGGCATCGCCAGCATTCCCACAGACTCCCCCGAGCACCGCGGGGGTGGCTGCCCCACCAACCCTACCCCAAGCCCTCCTGTCCCCACTGCCACTCACCACATCCCCTGTCCCCAGTGGGCCCAGCAGCCCCCTGAGCCCCCCTGTGACCAGCACACCCTGGTCCCCCACTGCCCCCCTCCTGTCCCTGGCCAACGTCTTCTCCCTGGCAGTGATGAGCGTGGCCCACACGCTGCTGCCCGCTGCCTCCTCCATCGCCAGCTCAGGCGGGCACCTCTACCCCCCACTGTTGCCGCGGCCGCAGAGCCTCGTCCTGGGGCCCCCACGCTTCTTCTACCCTGACCCTGCCAGCATGGCCAAGCCAGCCCCGGCCTGTGGTGGGACCCTGGAGTCAGTGGGGGCTGATGTCCCCACTGCCGGGGGGCCAATGCCATTCCCTCATCTGGCACCAGCCCCGCCGTGTCCCGCAGGCAGCAAGGCTGTGGGGAGTCCCCTGCCATCGCTGAGCACATCCACGCCAGGGAGCCTGGAGGGCAGCACGGTGAGTacggggctggcaggggctcCCTGGAGCCGCTCGAAGTGGGGCTCGGCACCAGGGGGCCTGGGTTGTCACTGCGGATGCTGCCCTGGGATGGGACAGGGAGCCCCATGGTGTGGGGAGCCCCTGGGATGCAGGGAGGTCTGAGTAAATGGTGGGTCCCAGGGCATGGGAGCAGCAGCGGGGTGGGGCAGGAGATGTGGGGGTACCCAGGGTGGGGCGGCTGACAGTGCTCGAGTGCCTGCAGGTGCCGCCCAGCTCCCCCAGACCCAGCCACCCACTCATTATCTCGGAGTTGCCAGCCCCCAGCGCGCCCAAGGCCCGTCTCTCGCCCATCAATGAAGGTGAGGTGGGGAAGGGGTGAGGCTGCGCCGTGCGGCCGCGTCTGCGCTGGGGCACCGCGATGTCCCGACCAGCCCATGTGCCCCAAACCCCACCAACTGCCCCCTGTTCCCAGCAGAAGCCAAGCCCCAGATCCTGGGCCGGTTCCAGGTGACACCAACCAAGGACCTGGCTGTGACCTCCCTGGTGCCGGGCAGCCATGAGGGCGAGCAGCGTGGTGCAGAGCCGGCAGCGAGCGGCTCCCCTCCACCCGTGGCCCCAGAGACAGCGAGCAGCT
The DNA window shown above is from Phalacrocorax aristotelis chromosome 23, bGulAri2.1, whole genome shotgun sequence and carries:
- the WNK4 gene encoding serine/threonine-protein kinase WNK4 isoform X6 encodes the protein MLAAEPAATGAMSQPEAERAGGGSAPEPEPGLPGRAPHRSRGRRPSGRDSRRASSRFNRRSSAELELLGYPAPGGERGGSLPSPPPPVAAGRREPEETESEEVETRAVATSPDGRFLKFDIEIGRGSFKTVYKGLDTETTVEVAWCELQTRKLSKTERQRFSEEVEMLKGLQHPNIVRFYDSWKSSVKGQICIVLVTELMTSGTLKTYLKRFKEMKLKVLQRWSRQILKGLHFLHTRSPPIIHRDLKCDNIFITGPTGSVKIGDLGLATLKRASFAKSVIGTPEFMAPEMYEEKYDEAVDVYAFGMCMLEMATSEYPYSECQNAAQIYRKVTSGLKPSSFYKVKVPELKEIIEGCIRMDKNERYTIQDLLEHSFFQEDTGVHVELAEEDDGVKSGLKLWLRMDDTKKLHGKYKDNNAIEFLFELYKDVAEEVAQEMVVLGFVCEADYKLVAKAVRDRVVAIKRKREKLKRAQDVPSPAEPEQASGVLRLLEELKSPLPPGTPAPATPGSGDSLFSSTFPPEPEEPEADQHQHFAYQHTSYSSATSDCETDGYLSSSGFLDSPDLAHHSFSAGDPASPPPPRPTRCFPTSIAVQLPTERLPTASGFSSPVDSYASDVASGMSDGYEGLSASEQSAKLPAKRASGKLLRRRARSRLRITNISDKNDRVVECQLQTYNNKMVTFKFDLDGDNPEEIAAVMVHNEFILKSERDGFVHRIRDIIHRVETLLRKDGRSTAELPESPEAEHGADSPVDLQLQELSRSISSSSSLSDLACASPSLLVQSPILPSLSSSQLENDLASPVGPPAAPAHELQPTLPGSSTGSVQTSPLASTAPSWLTASPAFPQTPPSTAGVAAPPTLPQALLSPLPLTTSPVPSGPSSPLSPPVTSTPWSPTAPLLSLANVFSLAVMSVAHTLLPAASSIASSGGHLYPPLLPRPQSLVLGPPRFFYPDPASMAKPAPACGGTLESVGADVPTAGGPMPFPHLAPAPPCPAGSKAVGSPLPSLSTSTPGSLEGSTVPPSSPRPSHPLIISELPAPSAPKARLSPINEEAKPQILGRFQVTPTKDLAVTSLVPGSHEGEQRGAEPAASGSPPPVAPETASSSSSDSESVLETAEQGPKAEEVLAEEGTVAPAESDREGPGEESAENVPQTVLSHVWLSHPRSLPYLSSDDTESEDEEIWEELQNLRQKHLAEVQLLQSAQKKEIEELYLRMGKQPPLGIVSPAAMLSSRQRRLSKGSFNPSRRNSLQRLELAQPPGIMRRNSLSGSSTGSQEQRLSKGVTFADDFSWMLAGQE
- the WNK4 gene encoding serine/threonine-protein kinase WNK4 isoform X8, with translation MLAAEPAATGAMSQPEAERAGGGSAPEPEPGLPGRAPHRSRGRRPSGRDSRRASSRFNRRSSAELELLGYPAPGGERGGSLPSPPPPVAAGRREPEETESEEVETRAVATSPDGRFLKFDIEIGRGSFKTVYKGLDTETTVEVAWCELQTRKLSKTERQRFSEEVEMLKGLQHPNIVRFYDSWKSSVKGQICIVLVTELMTSGTLKTYLKRFKEMKLKVLQRWSRQILKGLHFLHTRSPPIIHRDLKCDNIFITGPTGSVKIGDLGLATLKRASFAKSVIGTPEFMAPEMYEEKYDEAVDVYAFGMCMLEMATSEYPYSECQNAAQIYRKVTSGLKPSSFYKVKVPELKEIIEGCIRMDKNERYTIQDLLEHSFFQEDTGVHVELAEEDDGVKSGLKLWLRMDDTKKLHGKYKDNNAIEFLFELYKDVAEEVAQEMVVLGFVCEADYKLVAKAVRDRVVAIKRKREKLKRAQDVPSPAEPEQASGVLRLLEELKSPLPPGTPAPATPGSGDSLFSSTFPPEPEEPEADQHQHFAYQHTSYSSATSDCETDGYLSSSGFLDSPDLAHHSFSAGDPASPPPPRPTRCFPTSIAVQLPTERLPTASGFSSPVDSYASDVASGMSDGYEGLSASEQSAKLPAKRASGKLLRRRARSRLRITNISDKNDRVVECQLQTYNNKMVTFKFDLDGDNPEEIAAVMVHNEFILKSERDGFVHRIRDIIHRVETLLRKDGRSTAELPESPEAEHGADSPQVDLQLQELSRSISSSSSLSDLACASPSLLVQSPILPSLSSSQLENDLASPVGPPAAPAHELQPTLPGSSTGSVQTSPLASTAPSWLTASPAFPQTPPSTAGVAAPPTLPQALLSPLPLTTSPVPSGPSSPLSPPVTSTPWSPTAPLLSLANVFSLAVMSVAHTLLPAASSIASSGGHLYPPLLPRPQSLVLGPPRFFYPDPASMAKPAPACGGTLESVGADVPTAGGPMPFPHLAPAPPCPAGSKAVGSPLPSLSTSTPGSLEGSTVPPSSPRPSHPLIISELPAPSAPKARLSPINEAEAKPQILGRFQVTPTKDLAVTSLVPGSHEGEQRGAEPAASGSPPPVAPETASSSSSDSESVLETAEQGPKAEEVLAEEGTVAPAESDREGPGEESAENVPQTVLSHVWLSHPRSLPYLSSDDTESEDEEIWEELQNLRQKHLAEVQLLQSAQKKEIEELYLRMGKQPPLGIVSPAAMLSSRQRRLSKGSFNPSRRNSLQRLELAQPPGIMRRNSLSGSSTGSQEQRLSKGVTFADDFSWM
- the WNK4 gene encoding serine/threonine-protein kinase WNK4 isoform X7 is translated as MLAAEPAATGAMSQPEAERAGGGSAPEPEPGLPGRAPHRSRGRRPSGRDSRRASSRFNRRSSAELELLGYPAPGGERGGSLPSPPPPVAAGRREPEETESEEVETRAVATSPDGRFLKFDIEIGRGSFKTVYKGLDTETTVEVAWCELQTRKLSKTERQRFSEEVEMLKGLQHPNIVRFYDSWKSSVKGQICIVLVTELMTSGTLKTYLKRFKEMKLKVLQRWSRQILKGLHFLHTRSPPIIHRDLKCDNIFITGPTGSVKIGDLGLATLKRASFAKSVIGTPEFMAPEMYEEKYDEAVDVYAFGMCMLEMATSEYPYSECQNAAQIYRKVTSGLKPSSFYKVKVPELKEIIEGCIRMDKNERYTIQDLLEHSFFQEDTGVHVELAEEDDGVKSGLKLWLRMDDTKKLHGKYKDNNAIEFLFELYKDVAEEVAQEMVVLGFVCEADYKLVAKAVRDRVVAIKRKREKLKRAQDVPSPAEPEQASGVLRLLEELKSPLPPGTPAPATPGSGDSLFSSTFPPEPEEPEADQHQHFAYQHTSYSSATSDCETDGYLSSSGFLDSPDLAHHSFSAGDPASPPPPRPTRCFPTSIAVQLPTERLPTASGFSSPVDSYASDVASGMSDGYEGLSASEQSAKLPAKRASGKLLRRRARSRLRITNISDKNDRVVECQLQTYNNKMVTFKFDLDGDNPEEIAAVMVHNEFILKSERDGFVHRIRDIIHRVETLLRKDGRSTAELPESPEAEHGADSPQVDLQLQELSRSISSSSSLSDLACASPSLLVQSPILPSLSSSQLENDLASPVGPPAAPAHELQPTLPGSSTGSVQTSPLASTAPSWLTASPAFPQTPPSTAGVAAPPTLPQALLSPLPLTTSPVPSGPSSPLSPPVTSTPWSPTAPLLSLANVFSLAVMSVAHTLLPAASSIASSGGHLYPPLLPRPQSLVLGPPRFFYPDPASMAKPAPACGGTLESVGADVPTAGGPMPFPHLAPAPPCPAGSKAVGSPLPSLSTSTPGSLEGSTVPPSSPRPSHPLIISELPAPSAPKARLSPINEAEAKPQILGRFQVTPTKDLAVTSLVPGSHEGEQRGAEPAASGSPPPVAPETASSSSSDSESVLETAEQGPKAEEVLAEEGTVAPAESDREGPGEESAENVPQTVLSHVWLSHPRSLPYLSSDDTESEDEEIWEELQNLRQKHLAEVQLLQSAQKKEIEELYLRMGKQPPLGIVSPAAMLSSRQRRLSKGSFNPSRRNSLQRLELAQPPAGIMRRNSLSGSSTGSQEQRLSKGVTFADDFSWM
- the WNK4 gene encoding serine/threonine-protein kinase WNK4 isoform X2; this encodes MLAAEPAATGAMSQPEAERAGGGSAPEPEPGLPGRAPHRSRGRRPSGRDSRRASSRFNRRSSAELELLGYPAPGGERGGSLPSPPPPVAAGRREPEETESEEVETRAVATSPDGRFLKFDIEIGRGSFKTVYKGLDTETTVEVAWCELQTRKLSKTERQRFSEEVEMLKGLQHPNIVRFYDSWKSSVKGQICIVLVTELMTSGTLKTYLKRFKEMKLKVLQRWSRQILKGLHFLHTRSPPIIHRDLKCDNIFITGPTGSVKIGDLGLATLKRASFAKSVIGTPEFMAPEMYEEKYDEAVDVYAFGMCMLEMATSEYPYSECQNAAQIYRKVTSGLKPSSFYKVKVPELKEIIEGCIRMDKNERYTIQDLLEHSFFQEDTGVHVELAEEDDGVKSGLKLWLRMDDTKKLHGKYKDNNAIEFLFELYKDVAEEVAQEMVVLGFVCEADYKLVAKAVRDRVVAIKRKREKLKRAQDVPSPAEPEQASGVLRLLEELKSPLPPGTPAPATPGSGDSLFSSTFPPEPEEPEADQHQHFAYQHTSYSSATSDCETDGYLSSSGFLDSPDLAHHSFSAGDPASPPPPRPTRCFPTSIAVQLPTERLPTASGFSSPVDSYASDVASGMSDGYEGLSASEQSAKLPAKRASGKLLRRRARSRLRITNISDKNDRVVECQLQTYNNKMVTFKFDLDGDNPEEIAAVMVHNEFILKSERDGFVHRIRDIIHRVETLLRKDGRSTAELPESPEAEHGADSPQVDLQLQELSRSISSSSSLSDLACASPSLLVQSPILPSLSSSQLENDLASPVGPPAAPAHELQPTLPGSSTGSVQTSPLASTAPSWLTASPAFPQTPPSTAGVAAPPTLPQALLSPLPLTTSPVPSGPSSPLSPPVTSTPWSPTAPLLSLANVFSLAVMSVAHTLLPAASSIASSGGHLYPPLLPRPQSLVLGPPRFFYPDPASMAKPAPACGGTLESVGADVPTAGGPMPFPHLAPAPPCPAGSKAVGSPLPSLSTSTPGSLEGSTVPPSSPRPSHPLIISELPAPSAPKARLSPINEEAKPQILGRFQVTPTKDLAVTSLVPGSHEGEQRGAEPAASGSPPPVAPETASSSSSDSESVLETAEQGPKAEEVLAEEGTVAPAESDREGPGEESAENVPQTVLSHVWLSHPRSLPYLSSDDTESEDEEIWEELQNLRQKHLAEVQLLQSAQKKEIEELYLRMGKQPPLGIVSPAAMLSSRQRRLSKGSFNPSRRNSLQRLELAQPPAGIMRRNSLSGSSTGSQEQRLSKGVTFADDFSWMLAGQE
- the WNK4 gene encoding serine/threonine-protein kinase WNK4 isoform X3; protein product: MLAAEPAATGAMSQPEAERAGGGSAPEPEPGLPGRAPHRSRGRRPSGRDSRRASSRFNRRSSAELELLGYPAPGGERGGSLPSPPPPVAAGRREPEETESEEVETRAVATSPDGRFLKFDIEIGRGSFKTVYKGLDTETTVEVAWCELQTRKLSKTERQRFSEEVEMLKGLQHPNIVRFYDSWKSSVKGQICIVLVTELMTSGTLKTYLKRFKEMKLKVLQRWSRQILKGLHFLHTRSPPIIHRDLKCDNIFITGPTGSVKIGDLGLATLKRASFAKSVIGTPEFMAPEMYEEKYDEAVDVYAFGMCMLEMATSEYPYSECQNAAQIYRKVTSGLKPSSFYKVKVPELKEIIEGCIRMDKNERYTIQDLLEHSFFQEDTGVHVELAEEDDGVKSGLKLWLRMDDTKKLHGKYKDNNAIEFLFELYKDVAEEVAQEMVVLGFVCEADYKLVAKAVRDRVVAIKRKREKLKRAQDVPSPAEPEQASGVLRLLEELKSPLPPGTPAPATPGSGDSLFSSTFPPEPEEPEADQHQHFAYQHTSYSSATSDCETDGYLSSSGFLDSPDLAHHSFSAGDPASPPPPRPTRCFPTSIAVQLPTERLPTASGFSSPVDSYASDVASGMSDGYEGLSASEQSAKLPAKRASGKLLRRRARSRLRITNISDKNDRVVECQLQTYNNKMVTFKFDLDGDNPEEIAAVMVHNEFILKSERDGFVHRIRDIIHRVETLLRKDGRSTAELPESPEAEHGADSPQVDLQLQELSRSISSSSSLSDLACASPSLLVQSPILPSLSSSQLENDLASPVGPPAAPAHELQPTLPGSSTGSVQTSPLASTAPSWLTASPAFPQTPPSTAGVAAPPTLPQALLSPLPLTTSPVPSGPSSPLSPPVTSTPWSPTAPLLSLANVFSLAVMSVAHTLLPAASSIASSGGHLYPPLLPRPQSLVLGPPRFFYPDPASMAKPAPACGGTLESVGADVPTAGGPMPFPHLAPAPPCPAGSKAVGSPLPSLSTSTPGSLEGSTVPPSSPRPSHPLIISELPAPSAPKARLSPINEAEAKPQILGRFQVTPTKDLAVTSLVPGSHEGEQRGAEPAASGSPPPVAPETASSSSSDSESVLETAEQGPKAEEVLAEEGTVAPAESDREGPGEESAENVPQTVLSHVWLSHPRSLPYLSSDDTESEDEEIWEELQNLRQKHLAEVQLLQSAQKKEIEELYLRMGKQPPLGIVSPAAMLSSRQRRLSKGSFNPSRRNSLQRLELAQPPGIMRRNSLSGSSTGSQEQRLSKGVTFADDFSWMLAGQE
- the WNK4 gene encoding serine/threonine-protein kinase WNK4 isoform X5, translating into MLAAEPAATGAMSQPEAERAGGGSAPEPEPGLPGRAPHRSRGRRPSGRDSRRASSRFNRRSSAELELLGYPAPGGERGGSLPSPPPPVAAGRREPEETESEEVETRAVATSPDGRFLKFDIEIGRGSFKTVYKGLDTETTVEVAWCELQTRKLSKTERQRFSEEVEMLKGLQHPNIVRFYDSWKSSVKGQICIVLVTELMTSGTLKTYLKRFKEMKLKVLQRWSRQILKGLHFLHTRSPPIIHRDLKCDNIFITGPTGSVKIGDLGLATLKRASFAKSVIGTPEFMAPEMYEEKYDEAVDVYAFGMCMLEMATSEYPYSECQNAAQIYRKVTSGLKPSSFYKVKVPELKEIIEGCIRMDKNERYTIQDLLEHSFFQEDTGVHVELAEEDDGVKSGLKLWLRMDDTKKLHGKYKDNNAIEFLFELYKDVAEEVAQEMVVLGFVCEADYKLVAKAVRDRVVAIKRKREKLKRAQDVPSPAEPEQASGVLRLLEELKSPLPPGTPAPATPGSGDSLFSSTFPPEPEEPEADQHQHFAYQHTSYSSATSDCETDGYLSSSGFLDSPDLAHHSFSAGDPASPPPPRPTRCFPTSIAVQLPTERLPTASGFSSPVDSYASDVASGMSDGYEGLSASEQSAKLPAKRASGKLLRRRARSRLRITNISDKNDRVVECQLQTYNNKMVTFKFDLDGDNPEEIAAVMVHNEFILKSERDGFVHRIRDIIHRVETLLRKDGRSTAELPESPEAEHGADSPVDLQLQELSRSISSSSSLSDLACASPSLLVQSPILPSLSSSQLENDLASPVGPPAAPAHELQPTLPGSSTGSVQTSPLASTAPSWLTASPAFPQTPPSTAGVAAPPTLPQALLSPLPLTTSPVPSGPSSPLSPPVTSTPWSPTAPLLSLANVFSLAVMSVAHTLLPAASSIASSGGHLYPPLLPRPQSLVLGPPRFFYPDPASMAKPAPACGGTLESVGADVPTAGGPMPFPHLAPAPPCPAGSKAVGSPLPSLSTSTPGSLEGSTVPPSSPRPSHPLIISELPAPSAPKARLSPINEAEAKPQILGRFQVTPTKDLAVTSLVPGSHEGEQRGAEPAASGSPPPVAPETASSSSSDSESVLETAEQGPKAEEVLAEEGTVAPAESDREGPGEESAENVPQTVLSHVWLSHPRSLPYLSSDDTESEDEEIWEELQNLRQKHLAEVQLLQSAQKKEIEELYLRMGKQPPLGIVSPAAMLSSRQRRLSKGSFNPSRRNSLQRLELAQPPGIMRRNSLSGSSTGSQEQRLSKGVTFADDFSWMLAGQE
- the WNK4 gene encoding serine/threonine-protein kinase WNK4 isoform X9, which codes for MLAAEPAATGAMSQPEAERAGGGSAPEPEPGLPGRAPHRSRGRRPSGRDSRRASSRFNRRSSAELELLGYPAPGGERGGSLPSPPPPVAAGRREPEETESEEVETRAVATSPDGRFLKFDIEIGRGSFKTVYKGLDTETTVEVAWCELQTRKLSKTERQRFSEEVEMLKGLQHPNIVRFYDSWKSSVKGQICIVLVTELMTSGTLKTYLKRFKEMKLKVLQRWSRQILKGLHFLHTRSPPIIHRDLKCDNIFITGPTGSVKIGDLGLATLKRASFAKSVIGTPEFMAPEMYEEKYDEAVDVYAFGMCMLEMATSEYPYSECQNAAQIYRKVTSGLKPSSFYKVKVPELKEIIEGCIRMDKNERYTIQDLLEHSFFQEDTGVHVELAEEDDGVKSGLKLWLRMDDTKKLHGKYKDNNAIEFLFELYKDVAEEVAQEMVVLGFVCEADYKLVAKAVRDRVVAIKRKREKLKRAQDVPSPAEPEQASGVLRLLEELKSPLPPGTPAPATPGSGDSLFSSTFPPEPEEPEADQHQHFAYQHTSYSSATSDCETDGYLSSSGFLDSPDLAHHSFSAGDPASPPPPRPTRCFPTSIAVQLPTERLPTASGFSSPVDSYASDVASGMSDGYEGLSASEQSAKLPAKRASGKLLRRRARSRLRITNISDKNDRVVECQLQTYNNKMVTFKFDLDGDNPEEIAAVMVHNEFILKSERDGFVHRIRDIIHRVETLLRKDGRSTAELPESPEAEHGADSPQVDLQLQELSRSISSSSSLSDLACASPSLLVQSPILPSLSSSQLENDLASPVGPPAAPAHELQPTLPGSSTGSVQTSPLASTAPSWLTASPAFPQTPPSTAGVAAPPTLPQALLSPLPLTTSPVPSGPSSPLSPPVTSTPWSPTAPLLSLANVFSLAVMSVAHTLLPAASSIASSGGHLYPPLLPRPQSLVLGPPRFFYPDPASMAKPAPACGGTLESVGADVPTAGGPMPFPHLAPAPPCPAGSKAVGSPLPSLSTSTPGSLEGSTVPPSSPRPSHPLIISELPAPSAPKARLSPINEEAKPQILGRFQVTPTKDLAVTSLVPGSHEGEQRGAEPAASGSPPPVAPETASSSSSDSESVLETAEQGPKAEEVLAEEGTVAPAESDREGPGEESAENVPQTVLSHVWLSHPRSLPYLSSDDTESEDEEIWEELQNLRQKHLAEVQLLQSAQKKEIEELYLRMGKQPPLGIVSPAAMLSSRQRRLSKGSFNPSRRNSLQRLELAQPPGIMRRNSLSGSSTGSQEQRLSKGVTFADDFSWM
- the WNK4 gene encoding serine/threonine-protein kinase WNK4 isoform X4, which codes for MLAAEPAATGAMSQPEAERAGGGSAPEPEPGLPGRAPHRSRGRRPSGRDSRRASSRFNRRSSAELELLGYPAPGGERGGSLPSPPPPVAAGRREPEETESEEVETRAVATSPDGRFLKFDIEIGRGSFKTVYKGLDTETTVEVAWCELQTRKLSKTERQRFSEEVEMLKGLQHPNIVRFYDSWKSSVKGQICIVLVTELMTSGTLKTYLKRFKEMKLKVLQRWSRQILKGLHFLHTRSPPIIHRDLKCDNIFITGPTGSVKIGDLGLATLKRASFAKSVIGTPEFMAPEMYEEKYDEAVDVYAFGMCMLEMATSEYPYSECQNAAQIYRKVTSGLKPSSFYKVKVPELKEIIEGCIRMDKNERYTIQDLLEHSFFQEDTGVHVELAEEDDGVKSGLKLWLRMDDTKKLHGKYKDNNAIEFLFELYKDVAEEVAQEMVVLGFVCEADYKLVAKAVRDRVVAIKRKREKLKRAQDVPSPAEPEQASGVLRLLEELKSPLPPGTPAPATPGSGDSLFSSTFPPEPEEPEADQHQHFAYQHTSYSSATSDCETDGYLSSSGFLDSPDLAHHSFSAGDPASPPPPRPTRCFPTSIAVQLPTERLPTASGFSSPVDSYASDVASGMSDGYEGLSASEQSAKLPAKRASGKLLRRRARSRLRITNISDKNDRVVECQLQTYNNKMVTFKFDLDGDNPEEIAAVMVHNEFILKSERDGFVHRIRDIIHRVETLLRKDGRSTAELPESPEAEHGADSPVDLQLQELSRSISSSSSLSDLACASPSLLVQSPILPSLSSSQLENDLASPVGPPAAPAHELQPTLPGSSTGSVQTSPLASTAPSWLTASPAFPQTPPSTAGVAAPPTLPQALLSPLPLTTSPVPSGPSSPLSPPVTSTPWSPTAPLLSLANVFSLAVMSVAHTLLPAASSIASSGGHLYPPLLPRPQSLVLGPPRFFYPDPASMAKPAPACGGTLESVGADVPTAGGPMPFPHLAPAPPCPAGSKAVGSPLPSLSTSTPGSLEGSTVPPSSPRPSHPLIISELPAPSAPKARLSPINEAEAKPQILGRFQVTPTKDLAVTSLVPGSHEGEQRGAEPAASGSPPPVAPETASSSSSDSESVLETAEQGPKAEEVLAEEGTVAPAESDREGPGEESAENVPQTVLSHVWLSHPRSLPYLSSDDTESEDEEIWEELQNLRQKHLAEVQLLQSAQKKEIEELYLRMGKQPPLGIVSPAAMLSSRQRRLSKGSFNPSRRNSLQRLELAQPPAGIMRRNSLSGSSTGSQEQRLSKGVTFADDFSWMLAGQE